The genomic region GACCCGCTCCCATCCTGCCCCCACACCACCCGTCCCCGGGGCTCAGTACCCCCCCAGGAAGGAGCCGTTGGACGTTTCGGTGTAGAAACAGCTACTGTGGGACGTGCTGGTGAGGCTGTAGGCAAAATACGCCACGGCCGAGCCCAGCGTCAAGCCCGTCATGTAGGACACGGTCATGGTGTTCCCTGCGGGAAGGGACGCGGCGGGTCAGGCTGCCAGCCCCGGGCCACCCCCTTTGTGGGGTCCCCGGGGACGGTGTCACCCCCCCCACCTTACCTGCCAGCTCCCGCTGCTCGGGGCTCACTTTGCCGGCCGCCAGGATCATGGGCACGCTGCCGAAGTAGCCGTTGGTGATGCCCATGAGGAGGGAGAAGACGCAGGGCCAGGCCGGGTGGCCGAAGGCCGGCTTCCCGTTGGGGTAGACGCACATGATGAAGAGGGGGATGAAGACCACGCGGAGGCAGGAGTAGATCAGGAGGTGGGGGCCCCTCCAGTCGTAGGGCAGGGCGGCCAGGATCTGCGGCCGGGGGGTGGGAGCGAGGAGTTTTGGGGAGGGCCAGGAGGAGGCAAAGGGCTGGGAAGCCGCAGGAGCCCAACCTCGGCCACCCTCACGCCGGGGGGGTGCCCACGGGGTGGAGAAGCCCCCCAGGTGGCTTAGAAagagaacacaaaaataaaaggggaggGGGTCGGGGTGGCTGTGTTGCCCGCTCCTACCTTGCCGACGAAGTCGGAGAGGTTGAAGATGGCCATGATGAGGATGGGGAGCCACTCGCCCAGCGTGCAGTTGTGGATCTCCGACTCCAGCCCGGGGAAGAGGCACAGGGTGATGAAGTAGGTCATGGCGATGGACAGCATGTAGGCCCAGATGAGCCGCGACACGACGTAGCGGTGCAGCAGCATGTCTGGGAGAGGCGGGCAGCACGGCTCAGCCGGCCACCACGGCCCCAAAAggctcaccagcagcagcacggtgAGATGGCCTCGTATTTTTGGGTGCAGTCACCAATGGATGAGCCTTCCCCCTAAAACCCCGGGCTGCAGATTGTGCCTCCTACCCCACAAAACCACCCTGTTATGCCCACCTGCCGGCGGCTCATCCCTGAGCCCACCACCCACCTCTGAAGCTGGGCCAGCTCCTCTTGATTTTGGGCCGGGGCACATCGAAGCGCATGTAGGTGCCGCTGCCCACCAGCTCGCCTTCGGGGCCAAGGCTGTCCCGGGGGGAACCAGGCTGTCCCCGTGGCCGGTCCTCCTACACGGGGAGAGGGGACACCAACGCTGAACCCTGCGGACAAAGGGACCCtggggagcagcggggagccCTGCCCCGGCTTACAAATCGGACGTCCTCGGCGGTGACATCGTGGTGGACGCGGtaccctgtccctgtccccgtcccgtGGTCCCCCCGGGATGCGGGGTGGCCCTTGCGGGGGCAGGAGGTGTAGTAGCGGACGAAGCGGGTGCGCTTCACCAGGAGGTGGAGGATGAAGCAGGTCAGCTCCATGCCGATGGagatgaagaagaagatgaCCGTGTTCTCCTTCTCGTCCGACAGCAGCAGCTTGGTGAAGATGCGGCTGAGCGAGATGATGACCCCAGCGGTGCCTGGTGGCACAGCAGGGCGCTCGGGGCTGGGTCCCACGGAGCCCTACAGCTTGGGgacctccccagcagccccacattGCATGGGGTCGGATGCTCCAGGCATGGAGGAGCCAGAAGAGGCGTTTTTGGGGGGATGGAGCCAGCTCGTGGCAGACCCCATGGCAGCACAGCTGATACCGCACAGGATTTGAACACCCCACTTAGCCAGGGAGCCCCCGGGGATGTCCCATAGCTGCTGGCAACCCAAAAGCCACCaggacgtggtcctgggcagtTTGTTCTAAGCAGGGGGATGGAGAAGATGCCTCTGGGGGCCACCTCAACTGTTCTGGGACTCTGTCCCCAACCGGGGACATCGTGGTGGCTGCTGATACTCACTCTCGCCCGTCATCACGCCCTGCGTGTAGCGCTTGGGCAGCAGCCCCGTGTAGCCGTAGAAGCTGGATTGCTGCACTTCAGGAGAGATGTGcagaggggagaagggaagggattaTTGCCGCAGCCGAAAACGCCCGGCTGGGAGGCTGGGACCGGCGAGGGGGCCCGGGAGACCACGGCATACCTGTGCAGCCAAAAGCCACCACCCCGACGGCCACCAGGTTGATGGCGTAGGCTTGCCGGCGGGTGAAGAGCTCCAGCCAGACGTCGCAGATGCTGACAAAGAGCAGGGGGCCCAGGGCGAAGAGGTAACCTGTAGGAGAGGGGATAGGGGCAGGTGGTGGGGTTGGTAGGGGGGCTGGCAGTGCCCGGGGACACGGGGACCCCAACTCACCCACGGAGATGCGCGTGTGCAGGCTCAGCAGCTCCACCAGCGCGTTGTTGAGGATGACGGCCACCAAGGCCACCAGGATGTAGGTGAGGCTCATGTCGAAGACGATGGAGGTCCCTGCGGAGAGGCAGGCAGTGGGGAGGTCATGGGGGGGCTCAGCTCAGCTTTGGCAGGGTGGGCAGGAAGAGATTCGGCTGCTGGAGACCTACCTGGGTACTTGTGGTGCAGGTAGTCCACGTCGGTGATGAAGCTGTTGTACGGCAGGAGAAACCCaaccccagccagcagcatggCGAAGTAGATCCCGTGGTATCGGTCCTGTGGCTCGGGGTCTTCAGAAACTGCCCcgaaagggaaggaaagagaggagatGTGACAGTGACACCGGCGCTTCATGTCCCTTGTGGCACTGGGGGCGTCGAGGCTCAACGCGTCTCGCTCGGGGcaagccagccccagccctgcagcgcTACAAATGCCCTCAGCCTGGAGAAACTCCTTCCAGAAATAAAGGCTGGAGGGCAGGAAAATACCGGGGATTTGAGggttgatgtttttttttttctagcggggggagagctgggcaggagagAGCGTCTGAGAACCCCCCTGCTAACCGCAGAGCCCACCCCTGCAGGATGCTGCGGCGGCTAAAACGGGTACAAAGAGCTCTCCGAAAGAGCCATCAGGCCATTTCACGGCGCCGCATGACTTCGTGGCAGAATAGCCATTTGTGGCTCTTAACCCATCCCAGGAAGCTCCTCtaaatgagtgggaaaagcctCGGGGTgggctttcccccccccccaacccatccattccccctcctcacccGGCTCCATGAAGGTGAGGACGCCCTTGGCCTGGCTGCCCCGCTGCAGCTCGTCCTCCTCCAGCTGGTAGCTGTCGAAGCTGAAGCTCATCACCACGTTCCCCTCGGGCGTCCCCGCCGGGCTCAGCTCCTTGAAGCGCTCCGTTCCCACCGAGCCCATCGCGGCCGACCTGGGGACGGAGAGcggtgacccccccccccgggtggGTGACAGCCCCTGCGTCCCCTTTGggtcctgtcccccccccctaGGTGATGCTATGGGGTCTGCAAGGGATGGCCGCGATGCTCAGCACCTCGCTGGGGTGCTACCAATGCTGTGATCTCC from Aythya fuligula isolate bAytFul2 chromosome 15, bAytFul2.pri, whole genome shotgun sequence harbors:
- the SLC29A4 gene encoding equilibrative nucleoside transporter 4 isoform X2 translates to MGSVGTERFKELSPAGTPEGNVVMSFSFDSYQLEEDELQRGSQAKGVLTFMEPVSEDPEPQDRYHGIYFAMLLAGVGFLLPYNSFITDVDYLHHKYPGTSIVFDMSLTYILVALVAVILNNALVELLSLHTRISVASATSGWSSSPAGKPTPSTWWPSGWWLLAAQQSSFYGYTGLLPKRYTQGVMTGESTAGVIISLSRIFTKLLLSDEKENTVIFFFISIGMELTCFILHLLVKRTRFVRYYTSCPRKGHPASRGDHGTGTGTGYRVHHDVTAEDVRFEDRPRGQPGSPRDSLGPEGELVGSGTYMRFDVPRPKIKRSWPSFRDMLLHRYVVSRLIWAYMLSIAMTYFITLCLFPGLESEIHNCTLGEWLPILIMAIFNLSDFVGKILAALPYDWRGPHLLIYSCLRVVFIPLFIMCVYPNGKPAFGHPAWPCVFSLLMGITNGYFGSVPMILAAGKVSPEQRELAGNTMTVSYMTGLTLGSAVAYFAYSLTSTSHSSCFYTETSNGSFLGGY
- the SLC29A4 gene encoding equilibrative nucleoside transporter 4 isoform X1: MGSVGTERFKELSPAGTPEGNVVMSFSFDSYQLEEDELQRGSQAKGVLTFMEPVSEDPEPQDRYHGIYFAMLLAGVGFLLPYNSFITDVDYLHHKYPGTSIVFDMSLTYILVALVAVILNNALVELLSLHTRISVGYLFALGPLLFVSICDVWLELFTRRQAYAINLVAVGVVAFGCTVQQSSFYGYTGLLPKRYTQGVMTGESTAGVIISLSRIFTKLLLSDEKENTVIFFFISIGMELTCFILHLLVKRTRFVRYYTSCPRKGHPASRGDHGTGTGTGYRVHHDVTAEDVRFEDRPRGQPGSPRDSLGPEGELVGSGTYMRFDVPRPKIKRSWPSFRDMLLHRYVVSRLIWAYMLSIAMTYFITLCLFPGLESEIHNCTLGEWLPILIMAIFNLSDFVGKILAALPYDWRGPHLLIYSCLRVVFIPLFIMCVYPNGKPAFGHPAWPCVFSLLMGITNGYFGSVPMILAAGKVSPEQRELAGNTMTVSYMTGLTLGSAVAYFAYSLTSTSHSSCFYTETSNGSFLGGY